In Ctenopharyngodon idella isolate HZGC_01 chromosome 1, HZGC01, whole genome shotgun sequence, a single genomic region encodes these proteins:
- the LOC127515469 gene encoding uncharacterized protein LOC127515469 isoform X1 — MINNKEMKPAQAPARVPPQARVPPQARVPPQAPSKIPPKPHAQAPTKGPQVSDHETKHPQLNATAKVSGQLYGVFQLSDHLACDSGMMPSLNVCNMSCSALIDDDISNDIACLKTLMNTMKPKPKEKPTDGNKILEALMVKECRSVVPSKYFADCV, encoded by the exons ATGATCAACAATAAGGAGATGAAACCAGCTCAAGCCCCAGCTCGAGTTCCACCTCAAGCTCGAGTTCCTCCTCAAGCTCGAGTTCCTCCTCAAGCTCCATCTAAAATCCCACCCAAGCCTCATGCACAGGCCCCCACTAAAGGACCACAGGTGTCCGACCATGAGACCAAGCATCCACAGCTGAACGCTACTGCCAAAGTTTCCGGGCAGCTGTACGGTGTGTTTCAGCTCAGTGATCATCTGGCCTGTGATTCCGGCATGATGCCGTCACTCAATGTCTGCAACATGAGCTGCTCTG cTCTGATTGATGATGACATTAGCAATGACATTGCCTGCCTGAAGACCCTGATGAACACCAT GAAGCCTAAACCCAAAGAGAAGCCCACTGATGGTAATAAGAT TTTGGAGGCGCTGATGGTGAAGGAGTGTCGCTCTGTTGTTCCCTCAAAGTACTTTGCAGACTGTGTTTAA
- the LOC127515469 gene encoding lysozyme C, milk isozyme-like isoform X2 — MINNKEMKPAQAPARARVPPQAPSKIPPKPHAQAPTKGPQVSDHETKHPQLNATAKVSGQLYGVFQLSDHLACDSGMMPSLNVCNMSCSALIDDDISNDIACLKTLMNTMKPKPKEKPTDGNKILEALMVKECRSVVPSKYFADCV; from the exons ATGATCAACAATAAGGAGATGAAACCAGCTCAAGCCCCAGCTCG AGCTCGAGTTCCTCCTCAAGCTCCATCTAAAATCCCACCCAAGCCTCATGCACAGGCCCCCACTAAAGGACCACAGGTGTCCGACCATGAGACCAAGCATCCACAGCTGAACGCTACTGCCAAAGTTTCCGGGCAGCTGTACGGTGTGTTTCAGCTCAGTGATCATCTGGCCTGTGATTCCGGCATGATGCCGTCACTCAATGTCTGCAACATGAGCTGCTCTG cTCTGATTGATGATGACATTAGCAATGACATTGCCTGCCTGAAGACCCTGATGAACACCAT GAAGCCTAAACCCAAAGAGAAGCCCACTGATGGTAATAAGAT TTTGGAGGCGCTGATGGTGAAGGAGTGTCGCTCTGTTGTTCCCTCAAAGTACTTTGCAGACTGTGTTTAA